A segment of the Pseudoalteromonas sp. UG3-2 genome:
TGTTTGAGTCGCGTTGACGATGCCGCTCCGTTTCGGTTTCATAACTTGAGTGATTAAAATATCCACCGCGATAATGATCAGTTCTGATGGTTGTAGTAGTGAGGGTCTCAACATCTGAAACGTTAGCATCTAGCGGTTTGGCAACGACTCGACCCAAAAACATACGGCAAAGAACATCTCCTTTACTATTGCTATACAGCGCATTACGGTGAACATAAGGCTCATCATACGCCATTGAAAACTGCTCCATCAGCTTCTGCTCTAACTCTTTAGCATTGCCTGCATCTCGGCTGTTCGCTATGGACTCTCCGCAACCTGGGCAAAAACTCAACGTATCGGGTATACGCTTATGGCAAGAGAAACAAAAGATATCAGATTCTGCTACCGACCTGTGCGCCAAATGATAACCAAGCTCATCGCGACTCACTTGTAACATTTGGCTGAGTGAGTCGACTAAAGCGTTATATTTTTCAACGCGCTTTTGATAGCTTTTCTTGCGGCTATTGCTTTCAAATAGATAAACCCCTACGGCGCAAACCGCAGACAGAATGGCGGCAAGTTGAGGCGCCAATAAGCCTGTTCCATAGAGGCAAAAAAACATAATACCAGACAATAATAACCATAAAAACGAAGTGCTTTGAGGTTCAGGCTGGAAAGCACTTTGCAATTGATATTTCTGCATCTCTTCCATGTGATTAATCACAGCGCCCGGAGAAGAGGAGTTATTTACCGTAGTTTGCGCCTGCTTACCAACGACAGGGTAGTTTAAACTATAAGGAGCTGGCTGAACCAAGGTCAATACATCTCCGCGCTTTATATCGCGGAAAAATTCATCCTCGGCGCTAACAGAGGTGTGATATCGCAATCCCTCGCGGTCTTCTAACTCCACCCACCAATAACTATAAGTCAGGTCATTATTGCCATTGGTATACCGCCTTTTATACAAATAAGTAGACAACACAGTGCCAGTTATAGACTGAAAATCAGGATAATAGCCCTTAATATTCTTAATTACTTCTGGAAGCAACTCAGCGACCGAAGTGAGCTTTATCTCCTCCGGTAAAGTTTCTCCGCAGTGGCCACAATAACTCTCGTTAATGTAAATTGGTGCATTACAATGATTCATTGGTTCCCTTTATCGTTTCTTCAGTTCTATGTTTATGCTCTGCTTCCCAGCTAACACGCGGTGCCAGCGGCGGTAAGTTTGATACCCATCTGCGCTTACTTGAATATCATAGTTACCCGGTTTTAGGCGTATGTTGTGATGGTATTTAGGCTTTATATTCATAATCCGGATCGTAGCACCAGATACATTACTGCTAATGTTCAATGTAGCCTGATTATTGAATACCTTATTCACCTGCTGACGAGGATTATCCTCACTTGTATAGGCAGTTAACTGCGTGTCGAACTGCGCCATAAAGTGAGTTAGAGGTTCTAAAGAGCGATAAATGCCACTATGCTGCTCTAGTTTAAGCCCTAAAGGATGCAAAATAGGTTGCACATGTAAGGTCCAGCGTAAAGCAAAGGAAAACATCGGATTACTGGCTTGCTCCACCTTACCGAGAAAATAGTTCACAGGACTTTGCTGATGGTGAGTAAATTGGCTCTTTACCAGTAACACTGGTAATACAATCAGTAGCAAAACCGGCGCAACTTTGGTTGCAAACGTTGCCCACCGAGGTAAATAAGCTGACCAGCTTGGCTTGATCACTTCTACCGCTTTTAGAGGGAGTTTAATCAGCGTTAAACAAATTAAAAATAAACTCAATGACATTGAAATGGGCGGGATCACCACCGATCTAAGTGCTTGCTTGCCCGCCTCTGCATATTTTCCACCTTCTTCGAAATGCACTCTAGCGTTATTGAGCATATTGAGATATTGCTGAGTGCGGCGCTCAATATTGACGTCTAGCACATAGCGTTTAAAGTTTGCCTTGTTCCAATCTGCACGCACATTTTTTACGTACATATCCCCCATCTGTTGCGCGATTTTTTGTTGAATGCTGGGATGCAATTGAAATGATTGCCAGTCTAAATTAATCGGTAAGTCTAAGCCTTTTTGCTGCATGGCAGCCTGCCAGCGTTCATCGGCATCGTGCTTTACCTTGTTAGCGACCGCGCGGGCAAACTGTTGTCGTTGATCAATATGCCACTTAGCAGGCAAGAGCAGCCCTTTATTATGCAGTGTTTGTCTTAACCGCGCTTGGGTACTATCATGACGTCGGAACTCACTCAATTCAGTGATGTTCATAGGGTAGCCGGTTTCTTTCTCAAACTGCTTTTGAAAGTTCGGGTGAGCCAGGATCCGATGTTGATAATGATTTGGGTCATCAGTGTATTTATAGCGCTTATCCTTAATACCACCGTCACCACCAGTGGCAAAACTTAACACTTGCAACGCAGTAGAAACGCCACCGGTTAGCACCCCGGCTAACACTGTATTGGCCGCATTCTCAGCTCCACTGATCTCCTCAACAATCAACCAATAGTCAGGTGGAATATAGCCAAGCCCTGCTTTATCGATTTGCGTTTTGTAGCGGGCATGAAGACGCTCTATGCATTTTGCCTTACGTTCGCGTTCAGAGTATTTGTCGTAGCGCTCTTGGCAACGATTAGTCGCCTTGTGATATTGATAAATTTTGGGCCCATATTCTTGTGCTCGTGCCTCAGCTCGAGCAATATACTTCTTTTGCGCTTGCAAGTAGCGCTGCCAACCCTGATTAACCTCTTGCTCAATTTGTTGCCAATACTCTTGCTCACGAGCAGGAATGTCGGCAAGCGTTTGATTATATTGATTTGATCCCTTAGCGTACTCGCTGTAACTGTTCGATAACCGTGCGTACAAACTAGAAAAGTCTCGATAATGCTGGTCAAAATCTTGATAGGCACGTTTTTGTACAAATTGTTTAATGATCTCGCGCTTATGACTTTCTAAGTTACTGGCCAGTTGATCATCGGCGTATAATAATCCGCCAAACAACGCTAAAAAGG
Coding sequences within it:
- a CDS encoding carboxypeptidase-like regulatory domain-containing protein, which gives rise to MKRDHKPVFWRALLFIMSLAYLIPEAIFNAQLVSLVGLGTPDELALEQLEIYGRAISGIGVTLLLADLLPARFYQTLFRGALSLLTLTSLVWPTVYFGQKVLVERFLIEPSSAQQREHAVLSAAFRDALAINAVEVSGLEYDADALKSSENLTFLALFGGLLYADDQLASNLESHKREIIKQFVQKRAYQDFDQHYRDFSSLYARLSNSYSEYAKGSNQYNQTLADIPAREQEYWQQIEQEVNQGWQRYLQAQKKYIARAEARAQEYGPKIYQYHKATNRCQERYDKYSERERKAKCIERLHARYKTQIDKAGLGYIPPDYWLIVEEISGAENAANTVLAGVLTGGVSTALQVLSFATGGDGGIKDKRYKYTDDPNHYQHRILAHPNFQKQFEKETGYPMNITELSEFRRHDSTQARLRQTLHNKGLLLPAKWHIDQRQQFARAVANKVKHDADERWQAAMQQKGLDLPINLDWQSFQLHPSIQQKIAQQMGDMYVKNVRADWNKANFKRYVLDVNIERRTQQYLNMLNNARVHFEEGGKYAEAGKQALRSVVIPPISMSLSLFLICLTLIKLPLKAVEVIKPSWSAYLPRWATFATKVAPVLLLIVLPVLLVKSQFTHHQQSPVNYFLGKVEQASNPMFSFALRWTLHVQPILHPLGLKLEQHSGIYRSLEPLTHFMAQFDTQLTAYTSEDNPRQQVNKVFNNQATLNISSNVSGATIRIMNIKPKYHHNIRLKPGNYDIQVSADGYQTYRRWHRVLAGKQSINIELKKR